A stretch of Oscillospiraceae bacterium DNA encodes these proteins:
- the raiA gene encoding ribosome-associated translation inhibitor RaiA has translation MRVFFNERKFQAKDSFKEKFAAKLSKFDKIFDDNAEATVTLSLIKDTYIVELTIFYKDTIFRVEEADADIWTAMDELMENLKKQIRKYKTKIENKIKKEAAIQETFEAFETDEEEKDTLYLPEETEFTVARSKVISLKPMFVDEAILQMNLLGHNFFAFRNAENDGISIVYKRKDDKYGILEVE, from the coding sequence ATGAGAGTATTTTTTAACGAAAGAAAATTCCAGGCGAAAGACAGCTTTAAAGAAAAATTCGCAGCTAAGCTTTCTAAGTTCGACAAAATTTTTGACGATAACGCGGAAGCAACTGTGACCCTGTCTCTCATCAAAGATACCTACATTGTGGAGTTAACTATTTTCTATAAAGACACCATCTTCCGTGTGGAAGAGGCGGATGCCGACATCTGGACCGCAATGGATGAACTGATGGAAAATTTGAAAAAGCAAATCAGAAAGTATAAAACCAAAATCGAAAACAAAATTAAAAAGGAAGCCGCAATCCAGGAAACCTTTGAAGCTTTTGAAACCGATGAGGAAGAAAAAGATACCCTGTATTTGCCCGAAGAAACAGAGTTTACTGTTGCCCGTTCTAAGGTAATCTCCTTAAAGCCTATGTTTGTGGACGAAGCGATTTTGCAGATGAATCTGTTGGGACACAACTTCTTTGCATTCCGTAATGCGGAAAATGACGGAATCAGCATTGTGTATAAGCGTAAAGATGACAAATACGGCATCTTAGAAGTCGAATAG